A window of Chitinophaga sp. MM2321 contains these coding sequences:
- a CDS encoding AraC family transcriptional regulator: MLNESYLFKKVMREITPLTANDCFSIFSRRKKEFTFPLHSHEEMELNLILGGAGTQRIIGDHMGDITDAELVLVGSNLPHGWFTQGLADKEILEVTIQFNRELFSQGFLDKNQLLPIRKLFDNAKRGILFDEETIKAIAPAIIALEKKNGFDSFLQLLSLLHDLSIARNTRYLSDPSFCKEIISYDSGRLEKAFDYMNRKYGSPITLTEIARIANMSEAAFSRFIKTHTGYTFTENLTEIRFGHVTRMLISTQQSIAEIAYKCGFNNMANFNKLFKRRKGCTPKEFKGTFNRQRVVV, from the coding sequence ATGTTAAACGAAAGCTACCTGTTCAAGAAAGTGATGCGGGAAATTACTCCGCTGACAGCCAATGATTGTTTTTCTATTTTCTCCCGCAGGAAGAAAGAGTTTACTTTTCCTTTGCATAGCCATGAAGAAATGGAACTGAACCTGATCCTGGGTGGCGCGGGCACGCAGCGGATCATCGGTGATCACATGGGCGACATTACAGATGCGGAGCTGGTCCTGGTTGGGTCTAATTTGCCGCATGGCTGGTTTACACAGGGCCTGGCGGATAAAGAGATCCTGGAAGTAACCATCCAGTTTAACCGGGAACTGTTTTCCCAGGGCTTCCTGGATAAAAACCAGTTATTACCTATCCGGAAACTGTTCGATAACGCCAAACGGGGCATCCTCTTCGATGAGGAAACCATAAAGGCCATCGCGCCAGCTATCATTGCACTGGAAAAGAAAAATGGTTTCGACTCTTTTCTACAGCTGTTATCTTTATTACATGACCTGTCTATTGCCCGGAACACCCGGTACCTGTCAGACCCCTCTTTTTGCAAAGAGATCATCAGCTATGACAGCGGGCGGTTGGAAAAGGCGTTTGATTATATGAACCGTAAATATGGTTCACCCATTACCCTTACAGAAATTGCCCGCATCGCCAATATGTCGGAAGCAGCTTTTAGTCGGTTTATTAAAACGCATACCGGCTATACGTTTACGGAAAATCTTACGGAAATCCGGTTTGGTCATGTTACCCGGATGCTGATATCCACGCAGCAGTCTATTGCAGAAATTGCGTATAAGTGTGGGTTCAATAACATGGCGAACTTTAATAAGCTTTTTAAAAGAAGGAAAGGATGCACGCCAAAAGAGTTTAAGGGGACTTTTAACCGGCAAAGGGTGGTGGTGTAG